The Clostridium sporogenes region GGTGGTAAAGATATAGGATCTCAAATAAAAAAACTTAAAAATAATATACACTTGGTAATTGCAACTCCCGGTAGACTTTTAGATCATCTTAACAGAAACACACTGAATTTTAAAGATCTAAAAACATTAGTATTAGATGAAGCTGATGAAATGTTACTTATGGGATTTAAAAATGAAGTTCGATCTATCATAGATAATACACCAAGAAAGCGTCAGACTCTATGTTTTTCAGCAACAATGAATTCTGAAGTTAAAAAACTAGCCTATAAAAACATGCGTGACCCAAAACTAGTAATAATAGAAAAAGAAGAAGTAACCCTTAAAAATATCAAACAAGTTTTAATAGAAACCACTGACCGAAGAAAACAAGAGGACTTGTGTAAAATTTTAGATAAAGAAAATCCATTTATGGCTATTATATTTTGTAGAACCAAAAGAAGAGTTGATAATCTTGAGGAAGACCTTTATAAAAAGGGTTATAACTGTGAAAAACTTCATGGTAGTATAACACAACCAAAACGTGAAAGAATAATGCGTTCCTTTAAAAATCTAGAAATTCAATATTTAATAGCTACAGATGTAGCGGCTAGAGGACTTGATATTACTGGAGTTACTCATGTTTTTAACTATGATATTCCAGAAAATGCCGAAAGCTATATACACCGTATAGGCAGAACTGGAAGAGCTGGTGAAAAAGGATATACATTCCTATTTGTAGCACCAAAAGATGAAGCTACTTTAAGTACCATAGAAAAAAAAATTAAATTAAAAATCCCTAGAAGAGTTTTAACAAATTCTAAAGAGGATTAATGATCTTATAATAAATCTTTTAAAATAAAATCTTTTGAAATTTAAACAATTAAATGTAAAATGGGGCTGTCGCATTAAAAAATTTACATACAATATATTGTTTTGCAAATTTAAAGTTAACACAATATATTGTAGGATTTATTCTTAGTGCGACAGCCCCATTTTTACTCTTTATATAAGGTTACAGTTCATGAAAATTTGTTATTTTT contains the following coding sequences:
- a CDS encoding DEAD/DEAH box helicase, giving the protein MIKFEELGLSDNIIDILKNQRIIEPTPIQEESIMLIKNGNDVIAEAQTGTGKTLAFLLPMFENISPDINAIQGLIITPTRELAIQITEEAMKLKKAKDLNILAAYGGKDIGSQIKKLKNNIHLVIATPGRLLDHLNRNTLNFKDLKTLVLDEADEMLLMGFKNEVRSIIDNTPRKRQTLCFSATMNSEVKKLAYKNMRDPKLVIIEKEEVTLKNIKQVLIETTDRRKQEDLCKILDKENPFMAIIFCRTKRRVDNLEEDLYKKGYNCEKLHGSITQPKRERIMRSFKNLEIQYLIATDVAARGLDITGVTHVFNYDIPENAESYIHRIGRTGRAGEKGYTFLFVAPKDEATLSTIEKKIKLKIPRRVLTNSKED